In Bordetella genomosp. 11, the sequence TCCGCGCGCTGCACCGCGACCGGCAGGCCCAGCAGCAGGATGCGCGCCCGGAGCGCCTCGGCATCGTCGACGGCGCGGTAGGCGCCGGCCTGCAGGAAGTACTTGCCGCCGGTTTCCTTGGCGGAGTCGCGGCCCGACGGGCTGGCGCTGGCTACCGCGGCGGGCGCGGACGGTTTGGCCGCCGGTTTATCCGCCGCTTTGTCGGTGGCCTTGTCCGCGGGCTTATCCGCGGCGCGAGGGGGCGGTTCCGGTGTCGTCGGCAGCGTGGCGATCAGCGCGCCCAGATCGTCCGGCCCATGCGGCCCGGTGCCGGGCGTCGAGGGCTGGGCCCCCGGCACCGGGGGCGCCGGCGTGGCCGTCGGGCCGGTCGGCGCGATGCCGGCGGCGCCGTCGCGTCCGTACAGGCCGGCGTTGGGATCGGGCGCGTTGCGGACGTCGGGCAGGGGTGACTGGTCGGCATGGCGCGAAGCCCGGTCGACGAAAGGTACCGGAGCGCGTGTCACATAGAACGCGACGGCGGCAGCCACGATCAGCCCGATGAGCAGGCCGGTCAGTACGCCGTAGAGCGTGCTGCCGCGTTCGGATGATCGCTTGACGGGTTTGCGTTTGGCCATGGCAACCTACATGCGCTCGGGCGCGGAAACGCCCAGCAGCGCCAGCCCGTTGGCCACCACCTGGCGCGTCGCCGCCGCCAGGCGCAGGCGGGCGCGCTTCAGGGCGATATCGTCGACCAGTACGCGTTCGGCGTTGTACCAGGCGTGGAAGTCCGCCGCGCAGTCACGCAGCCAGAAGGCCACATGATGGGGCGCCAGTTCCTGGGCCGCGAGCTGGATGACGTTGGGGAATTCGGCCAGCCGTTGCATCAGCGCGAATTCGGTCGGCGCCGTCAGGCGCGCGATGTCGGCGGCGGCGATGTCCTGTTCGCTTTCGCCCGATTGCCCCACCATGGAGCAAATGCGCGCGTGGGCGTACTGGATGTAATAGACCGGGTTTTCGTCGCTTTGCGACAGCGCGAGGTCGACGTCGAAGACGAATTCGGTATCGGCGCGCCGCTGGATCAGGAAGTAGCGCACGGCGTCGCGGCCCACCCAATCGATGAGGTCGCGCATGGTGACGTAGCTGCCGGCGCGCTTG encodes:
- a CDS encoding SPOR domain-containing protein, with protein sequence MAKRKPVKRSSERGSTLYGVLTGLLIGLIVAAAVAFYVTRAPVPFVDRASRHADQSPLPDVRNAPDPNAGLYGRDGAAGIAPTGPTATPAPPVPGAQPSTPGTGPHGPDDLGALIATLPTTPEPPPRAADKPADKATDKAADKPAAKPSAPAAVASASPSGRDSAKETGGKYFLQAGAYRAVDDAEALRARILLLGLPVAVQRAEVNGKPINRVRVGPFARLDDMNRARTRLGENKIEVAVVRQ